AAAGAATTATTGAAGACAACATAGGTGATTTCGGACCAGATGAAATTTACATAAATGGAGAAGCCCTAGTTGAGAACTTTAGACCAGTAGAACATTTATTCAAATCTTTAATGTTTGAGGAAGTGAGATAAGATGTCAATGGAACTTGAGAAGCACCTGGTACTAAATAAGTATTTCCTCAAACTGTTTGGCTTGGATGATTTTAACGAATTAAGGGAAAAATTGAAGGATGTAGAAGAGGGTTATGACTCCCATGGAAGAAGTTATTTTGCTGATTTTTTGATTGGATTAAAGGGAGGATGGGAAGATCAACTTTTAAGATACGATGAATCGATAAGAAGATATGTAGAGACATTAAGGAAAAATAGAAACCAGCCAAACTTTAATCTCAAGTATTTCCAATACTTAGCAGTTTTATTTACAGAAATATTTTTAGATAGATATTACAAGGACAGACATAACTTTTTAAATGAATTAAACTCTTTCCTGAAGGAGTTTAACAATGAAAAGGGGACAGAAATAACAGTATTCACGGAGGATGACCTTAAAAAACTTGCTTTCTGGATGGCAACAGGAAGCGGGAAAACGCTTATTATGCATATAAATTACTGGCAGATCCTGAAATACTCAGATAAACCATGGGATAACATCATCCTTATAACACCCAATGAGGGTTTATCAAAACAGCATTATGATGAATTAAAATTGTCAGGTATTCCCTGCAAATTATATGATGGGAACATTGATAATTTAAAGACAAGGAATGAGGAAATTCTGGTTATAGAAATTCATAAACTAAGGGAGGAGAAAAAAGGAGAGGGTGTGAGTGTAGATATCTCCTCTTTCGATGGTAAAAATTTGGTTTTTATTGATGAGGGACACAAAGGCCAAAAATCTGAAGAACAGACCTGGAAGGGATTAAGAGAAAAAATAGCAAAAAATGGATTTATATTTGAATATTCAGCGACATTTGGCCAGATTATTAAATTCACAAGCTCTGGGAGACCAAGAGGTGGAAAGTCAAACCGGATGAATATTGAATTATATGATGAATACTCAAAAGCCATAATCTTTGATTACTCTTACAAGTATTTTTACATGGATGGTTATGGAAAGGATTTCTACGTTTATAACATAAAAGCAGAGAAAAAGGGAAGAAGAGAGTTCTATTCAGAAGAACAGCAAAATTTATTGCTCACAGCGGGATTATTATCTTTCTATGAGCAATTAGTTATTTTTGAAAAGAATAAGGAAGAATTGAGGGAGTACCATATAGAAAAACCTCTGCAGACCTTTGTTGGAAGTAAAGTTACTGGAAAGGGATTAAATTCCGATGTGGTGCGAATAATTCAATTTCTTGATAAAATAATGAGATCAGAGAATTATCTTAAAGAAATCGTTGAAAAGATACTAAGTGGGCAGTCAGGACTCATTGACGATGAAGGGAATGATATCTTCAAGGGCAAGTTTGATCTTGTGAGAGAAGATTCCGTTGAAGACATTGTTGAAGGCATCTCTCAAAATGTTTTCAATGGTAAAGGGAACCTTGAGCTTTATGAAATTAAGAATGCAGAGGGTGAAATAGGGCTTAAAGCATCCACATCAGAAAAATATTTTGGAGTTATAAACGTTGGAGATGTGTCTTCTCTTAAGAAGTTAATAGAGGAGTCAGAGATTGAACTGAAAGAGGATCACATGAGTCAATCTCTGTTTTTTGGAATAAATGAGAACAGATCACCGATAAACATTCTTATAGGCTCAAAAAAATTTGTTGAAGGCTGGAACTCATGGAGAGTCTCCAATATGGGACTAATAAATATGGGGAAAGGTGAAGGACCGCAAATCATACAACTTTTTGGGAGGGGTGTGAGGCTTAAAGGTAAAGATTATTCTCTAAAAAGAGAAGAAAATCCTGATTATGAATTAAAAGCCCTTCAGACCTTGTTTATATTCGGTTTAAACGCTGATT
Above is a window of Methanofastidiosum sp. DNA encoding:
- a CDS encoding DEAD/DEAH box helicase family protein, translated to MELEKHLVLNKYFLKLFGLDDFNELREKLKDVEEGYDSHGRSYFADFLIGLKGGWEDQLLRYDESIRRYVETLRKNRNQPNFNLKYFQYLAVLFTEIFLDRYYKDRHNFLNELNSFLKEFNNEKGTEITVFTEDDLKKLAFWMATGSGKTLIMHINYWQILKYSDKPWDNIILITPNEGLSKQHYDELKLSGIPCKLYDGNIDNLKTRNEEILVIEIHKLREEKKGEGVSVDISSFDGKNLVFIDEGHKGQKSEEQTWKGLREKIAKNGFIFEYSATFGQIIKFTSSGRPRGGKSNRMNIELYDEYSKAIIFDYSYKYFYMDGYGKDFYVYNIKAEKKGRREFYSEEQQNLLLTAGLLSFYEQLVIFEKNKEELREYHIEKPLQTFVGSKVTGKGLNSDVVRIIQFLDKIMRSENYLKEIVEKILSGQSGLIDDEGNDIFKGKFDLVREDSVEDIVEGISQNVFNGKGNLELYEIKNAEGEIGLKASTSEKYFGVINVGDVSSLKKLIEESEIELKEDHMSQSLFFGINENRSPINILIGSKKFVEGWNSWRVSNMGLINMGKGEGPQIIQLFGRGVRLKGKDYSLKREENPDYELKALQTLFIFGLNADYINSFLTAIENEEVHYEEIVIPIRFNNSEKWEGKIYTIKTKDDFDFLEHPVRLEADLDILDTIKLDLRPKITFAHGLRNEAVSTVVNRAVEISDEYLDLIDWDLIYSEVINHKTINGMFNLLIDVDVLREIINSRRYQIFMADAPGIAVERENGRPTLKITSFRGMEKFHEIVLMVLKDYMSKFYRKMEKRKMMDYLEVEKLTKESFSMFPENYEITLKIPKKLASDISSITEQLEGYNGDMVPDSWEKWDSFIVHLDNHLYTPLIIWKENKEEIKSIPVKLNEGETKFVEDLRDFLESRKDLFEDKDLFLLRNLSKKGVGFFLSAGFYPDFILWLKDGDKQYMVFVDPKGIRNLGNFKDEKIQLCKFIKRIEDRVNEDGSVDLQLDAFIVSVSEYSKIKKSWENGRFSEIDDKDALAEFEDHNILFQEHGDYIGKMFEKIGMEF